A part of Deltaproteobacteria bacterium genomic DNA contains:
- a CDS encoding PAS domain-containing protein: protein MKARILQVGLLVLGLIALTLTLLLFFSIRDKRTELERSVEKRLEILADGRAEIVSTWLSGLAAQGDRIIQSDVFRLYAAEIDRIEGDVSVLLNPPPEFHRDRLGESSLAGLSEQLPMMVNLLKEFVSYGGFLSGRIVNRTGQAYIATDAATVSLSEEQKGLLRSVLESRKRRVGPLRFHAGGLVLDIYLPIFPPPGATDEPSRPVAVLMLSRLVTQRLDEILAGSPLAMEWEKTRLVQARGSVYEEILPGVPGRGLKRLERSAFNPHKGLPFGVRMDLEGKTRVYSVGRKVSGPDWWIILEADYSLATRPLRSFIRTTVTIAVLVLSALSLLLGAAWWKVVGKESRKIAEQIDSQHRFLESINSTVTDYIAYKDLDGVYRYVNRAFAKAVGREVDQCIGLDDQAVFGFDTARRLRSSDDLVLEKETSITVKEQIYLSSKPHQLLITKIPLKDSGGRITGIVSVFTDITPIVEAQEKRERMIRQTIDAFVKTVEMSDPYLAGHSRLMSILSKAVSKELKTDEKESLTVEFASLLSQIGKVFVDRTILTKPGVVTEEERQELRKHVEHAASILRDIDFDLPLLEAIYQMNEHEDGSGYPRGLKGEDIQLTAKILAVANRFCAMIRPRSYRSALSPQEALTILERETSKYSPEVVKALKHFVNSAEGDKLLGKMG, encoded by the coding sequence ATGAAGGCCAGGATCCTCCAGGTAGGTCTTCTCGTTCTTGGCCTGATCGCCCTCACACTCACTCTCCTGCTGTTTTTCAGCATCAGGGACAAAAGGACGGAATTGGAAAGATCCGTGGAGAAGCGTCTGGAAATCCTTGCGGATGGCAGGGCGGAGATCGTCTCCACCTGGCTTTCGGGGCTGGCTGCCCAAGGGGACCGAATCATCCAATCCGATGTCTTTCGTCTATATGCGGCGGAAATCGACCGTATTGAAGGGGATGTCAGCGTTCTCCTCAACCCCCCACCGGAGTTCCATCGTGACCGGCTTGGAGAGAGTTCCTTGGCGGGGCTCTCGGAGCAGTTGCCTATGATGGTGAACCTGCTCAAAGAGTTCGTGTCCTATGGCGGTTTCCTCTCAGGGAGGATCGTCAACCGCACCGGCCAGGCTTACATTGCGACCGATGCAGCCACTGTCTCTCTGAGCGAGGAACAAAAGGGCCTCCTGCGATCGGTCCTTGAGAGCAGAAAGCGCCGGGTCGGTCCCCTTAGATTTCATGCCGGTGGGCTGGTCCTGGATATTTACCTTCCCATTTTCCCTCCCCCCGGGGCCACGGATGAGCCTTCCCGGCCGGTGGCCGTCCTCATGCTCTCCAGGCTCGTCACCCAGAGACTGGACGAGATTCTTGCCGGATCCCCATTGGCCATGGAATGGGAAAAGACCCGACTGGTGCAGGCAAGGGGCTCGGTGTACGAAGAAATCCTGCCGGGTGTCCCCGGCAGAGGCCTGAAGAGGCTTGAAAGGTCTGCTTTCAACCCGCACAAGGGCCTGCCTTTTGGAGTGCGGATGGATCTGGAGGGGAAAACCAGGGTCTATTCAGTGGGGCGCAAGGTGTCCGGGCCGGATTGGTGGATCATCCTGGAGGCGGACTACTCCCTGGCCACCCGGCCCTTGAGGAGCTTTATCAGGACGACCGTCACCATTGCCGTCCTGGTGCTCTCCGCCCTTTCGCTCCTGCTCGGGGCCGCATGGTGGAAGGTGGTCGGCAAGGAGAGCCGAAAGATCGCCGAGCAGATCGACAGCCAGCACCGTTTCCTTGAAAGCATCAATTCCACGGTAACGGATTATATCGCTTATAAAGACCTGGACGGGGTTTACAGGTATGTGAACCGGGCCTTTGCAAAGGCCGTGGGGCGGGAGGTAGATCAGTGTATAGGCCTGGATGATCAGGCCGTCTTCGGTTTTGATACGGCCAGGCGTCTTCGATCTTCCGACGATCTTGTCCTGGAAAAAGAGACGTCCATCACGGTCAAGGAACAAATCTATCTTTCCTCAAAACCCCATCAGCTTCTGATCACCAAGATTCCCCTAAAGGATTCAGGCGGGCGGATTACAGGCATCGTTTCGGTATTCACTGATATTACTCCAATCGTGGAAGCCCAGGAGAAAAGGGAGAGAATGATCCGGCAGACCATCGACGCCTTTGTAAAGACCGTCGAGATGTCGGATCCTTATCTTGCCGGGCATTCCAGGCTGATGAGCATCCTGTCCAAGGCCGTCTCCAAGGAACTGAAAACCGATGAAAAGGAGTCGTTGACGGTGGAGTTTGCCTCGCTCCTTTCCCAGATCGGAAAGGTTTTCGTGGATCGCACCATCCTTACCAAGCCCGGTGTGGTGACGGAGGAGGAGAGGCAGGAACTGAGAAAGCACGTAGAACACGCGGCCTCCATCCTCCGGGATATCGACTTTGATTTGCCTCTTCTGGAAGCGATCTATCAAATGAATGAACACGAGGACGGCAGTGGATATCCCAGGGGGCTGAAGGGTGAGGATATCCAGCTGACGGCCAAGATCCTGGCAGTCGCCAACCGATTCTGCGCCATGATCAGGCCCCGTTCTTACCGCTCCGCCCTTTCCCCTCAAGAAGCCCTGACCATACTGGAAAGGGAAACTTCCAAGTATTCACCCGAGGTGGTGAAGGCCCTAAAGCATTTCGTGAACTCGGCGGAAGGGGATAAGCTGTTAGGAAAGATGGGGTAA
- a CDS encoding 2-oxoacid:acceptor oxidoreductase family protein — protein MERCRIIFSGSGGQGVITASIILAEAAVIHEGRNAVQAQAYGPEARGGATRADVIIDDQEIRFPKVNNPNVLVCLTQEAYNKFSGIIRPGGLLLIDSHYVKPQRKVDARQFSLGMYKAVMEEIGKAIVFNICMLGALIGLTKIVKPESILKVLGTKIPGEFLEMNRKALEIGLRLAEEHEG, from the coding sequence ATGGAGAGATGTCGAATAATTTTTTCAGGCTCAGGAGGACAGGGAGTAATCACGGCCTCCATTATCCTTGCAGAGGCCGCTGTCATTCACGAAGGGCGGAATGCCGTCCAGGCCCAGGCTTACGGCCCTGAGGCCCGTGGCGGGGCGACCCGGGCCGACGTGATCATCGACGATCAGGAAATCCGTTTCCCAAAAGTAAACAACCCCAACGTACTGGTCTGTCTCACCCAGGAGGCCTACAATAAGTTTTCGGGCATCATCCGTCCGGGCGGCCTGCTCCTGATCGACAGCCATTATGTTAAACCACAACGGAAGGTAGATGCCCGCCAATTCTCCCTCGGGATGTATAAGGCCGTTATGGAGGAAATCGGCAAGGCCATTGTCTTCAATATTTGTATGCTCGGGGCCCTGATCGGTTTGACCAAAATCGTCAAGCCCGAATCCATCTTAAAGGTCCTGGGAACCAAAATCCCGGGTGAGTTTCTGGAGATGAACCGCAAGGCCCTTGAGATCGGTCTCAGGCTTGCAGAGGAACACGAGGGTTGA
- a CDS encoding 2-oxoacid:ferredoxin oxidoreductase subunit beta, with protein MPIKDYLRERFMPHIWCAGCGHGIVMNNLIRAIDALGLKKNDIVMVTGIGCSSRISGYLDFHTLHTIHGRALAFATGVKLARPELTIIVPMGDGDAMAIGGNHFIHAACRNIDITAVIMNNSIYGMTGGQFSPLSGRGTRATTAPLGKTYDAFDTIELAKGAGATFVARTTTYHVTSMQKILEKAILHKGFSVVEVLSQCPTYFGRKNKLGDAVEMLKSYRDGTAPVGSKKKEKSPELIERGIFIQEERPEYCEEYEKTIELAQKKGH; from the coding sequence ATGCCCATCAAAGACTACCTCCGCGAACGTTTCATGCCCCATATCTGGTGTGCCGGGTGCGGCCACGGGATCGTAATGAACAACCTCATCCGGGCGATCGATGCCCTGGGTCTGAAAAAAAACGACATCGTGATGGTCACGGGAATCGGTTGTTCATCCAGGATATCCGGATACCTGGACTTTCATACCCTTCACACCATCCATGGCAGGGCCCTTGCCTTTGCGACCGGAGTGAAATTGGCCCGTCCCGAATTGACCATCATCGTGCCCATGGGGGATGGAGACGCTATGGCCATTGGCGGGAATCATTTCATCCATGCCGCATGCCGTAACATCGATATCACTGCAGTGATCATGAACAACAGTATTTACGGCATGACCGGCGGCCAGTTTTCACCTCTCTCCGGCAGGGGCACCAGGGCGACCACCGCCCCCTTAGGAAAAACCTACGACGCCTTTGACACCATTGAACTGGCAAAGGGGGCAGGGGCGACCTTTGTGGCCCGCACCACAACCTACCACGTGACTTCCATGCAGAAAATCCTGGAAAAAGCCATACTCCACAAGGGGTTTTCCGTGGTCGAAGTCTTGAGTCAGTGCCCCACCTATTTCGGGCGCAAAAACAAGCTCGGAGATGCAGTGGAAATGTTGAAGTCTTACAGGGATGGAACAGCCCCCGTGGGGTCCAAAAAAAAGGAAAAAAGTCCCGAACTGATCGAGAGGGGCATTTTCATACAGGAAGAGCGGCCGGAATATTGTGAGGAATACGAGAAGACGATCGAACTGGCCCAGAAAAAAGGACATTAG